The sequence TACATCTCCTGCACGGACCAGGGCGCGAGCACGATCGTCCGGTAATCACCGTGGCCGCCTCCGCGCGTCGCCTGATAATAGTCGCCCTGGGTCGTCTTGATGCCACCAAGCCCCGGCCCGCAGCGCTGGACATTCACAATCAGCGCCGGCAACTGGCTGCCCGCGAGGAAGGAAATGCCCTCCTGCATCAGCGAGATGCCCGGACTGGAGGAACTCGTCATTGCGCGCACGCCTGTCGACGCCGCGCCCAGCACCATATTGATGCTGGCAATTTCGCTTTCCGCCTGGAGGAAGACGCCGCCTACTTCCGGCAGCCGTTTCGAGAGGTATTCAGGCACTTCGTTCTGCGGGGTAATGGGATATCCGAAGTAACACCGGCAACCCGCCTGCACGGCCCCTTCGGCCATGGCGACGTTGCCTTTTTCGAGGACACGCTTGCCCCCGCGCTCACCCACGGACTACTACCCTTTCACGCGGTCGCGTTCCCGGCCAATACCGCCTTTTCCACGTGCCGCAGGACTTTTATGGCCACATCCGGGCAGACCAGCGCGCACAACGCGCACGCGAGGCACCCGGAGTCTGCCACGAATTGAGCCGGGTAATTGCCGGCGGCATTCGGCCGCCCGCTTCTCTCGATGCAGTTTTTCGAGCATGCGTCTATACACAGATAGCAGCCCTTGCACCGTTCACTATCGATAATGATTTCGTTCACGTCACGTTCCGCCGCCATTTGGATCA comes from Candidatus Hydrogenedentota bacterium and encodes:
- a CDS encoding ferredoxin family protein, with protein sequence MAAERDVNEIIIDSERCKGCYLCIDACSKNCIERSGRPNAAGNYPAQFVADSGCLACALCALVCPDVAIKVLRHVEKAVLAGNATA